The Anastrepha ludens isolate Willacy chromosome X, idAnaLude1.1, whole genome shotgun sequence genome includes a window with the following:
- the LOC128870086 gene encoding uncharacterized protein LOC128870086, with product MNFMYLPEHKQSDDHIPRYLVAVATGPIVEDGIRSLSKYNVFQTERGLKHISTEYTHVSELKSGDLLIKTNNLKAAEKRMKATHIGVIPVKITSHKTLNTIQGRVYSRNIITLTEAELVEGLAKQKVVEVKKIMKKVEDKLVPTGAAVITFDLIRRPATLMLGWERVRVQEHIPNPMRCQMCQKLGHPKKWCKGVELYKECAEPPPHETCQKKFCVNCNNDRHASSDPAWTSMEIIQYKPISLRNSTVSKTNNSTNSQKQYHNYKKYKKV from the coding sequence atgaACTTTATGTACCTACCAGAACACAAACAATCCGACGACCACATTCCCCGTTATCTTGTGGCAGTGGCAACGGGCCCAATTGTGGAAGACGGCATACGTTCACTCTCCAAATACAATGTGTTCCAAACTGAAAGAGGATTAAAGCACATAAGCACTGAATACACTCATGTATCCGAACTTAAGTCTGGAGATCTACTCATCAAAACAAATAACCTAAAAGCGGCTGAAAAACGCATGAAAGCCACCCACATCGGAGTAATCCCCGTCAAAATCACATCGCACAAAACACTCAATACCATTCAAGGAAGAGTATATTCGAGGAATATAATCACCCTAACGGAAGCAGAATTGGTGGAAGGTTTGGCTAAACAAAAAGTCGTCGAGGTGAAGAAGATTATGAAGAAAGTCGAGGACAAACTAGTTCCAACTGGCGCCGCAGTGATAACTTTCGATCTAATACGCAGACCTGCCACACTCATGCTAGGTTGGGAAAGAGTTCGCGTGCAGGAACACATTCCAAATCCCATGAGATGCCAAATGTGTCAAAAGCTAGGGCACCCGAAAAAATGGTGCAAAGGCGTAGAACTATACAAAGAATGCGCAGAACCACCACCACATGAAACttgtcagaaaaaattctgtgtGAACTGTAACAATGACAGGCACGCCTCCAGCGATCCCGCATGGACAAGCATGGAAATTATTCAATACAAACCTATCAGCCTACGAAATAGCACCGTTTCAAAAACCAACAACAGCACAAATAGTCAAAAACAATATCacaactacaaaaaatataaaaaagtctaa